The nucleotide sequence ACGCTCCGGATTCCGCACGTGGTGGAAGGCCAGGGCGTTTGAAAGCCCGAGAGTCGGCATGTAGAACAGCGTGTGCACAAACAAGAACAGGATGAACAGCGAAGCAGATGTTTCGGCAGCATAGGGAGCGCAGAAGATGGCGATACCGCCCAGCAGGTGCAGCACCCCCAGGGTTTTTTCGGCTGGGAAAAAGCGATCCACCACCATGCCGAGTAAAAAGGGAGACAGGATGGCTGCAATCGGTCCAAGAGAATAGGCAGTGCCGATGGAGTTTCCGAGTCCGGCAGACATCATGTAGTTGCCAAGGGTGACAAACCAGGCTCCCCAGACAAAAAACTGAAGAAACATGAGCAGGGAGAGCCGGGGGGTTAGCAACGTGTGTGATGGATTCATGGTACGGATTTCAGATGGTTTCGGGTTTGCTGAAGTGCGGACAGCATGTCAGCCTCGCGCTGGCTTCCGGCTTCCCGTTCGACAGCGGCATACCCTGCATAGCCGATGGATTGCAGTTGTTCGAAAAACCGTTGGACTCCTACAGCACCCTCACCCCAGGGCACCTCGATTCCCCATTGGGTGGAGTCGGTGCTGGGCAGTGCGTCCTTCAGGTGCACATGTACCACCCATGGTGCAAGCACCTCAAGTGCGGCGATGGGATCTCCCTTTCCGTAGAGCAGCATGTTGGCCGGGTCGAAGTTCACGCCGAGGGCCGGGTGGTTGAGGTGCTCCAACAACTGTTTCAACTCTGTTGCCGTCTCCTGACCCGTCTCGAGAATGAGCTTTACTCCAGCGGACCGGGATGCATCGGCGAGTTCTGTCAGCCGACTGCAGAAGCAGTCGTAAGTTGAAGGGTGAGCTGCATCAATGAACCCAGCATGAAACGAGAGAAAAGGGACCCGCCAGATTGCGGTTGTCTGGATCGCATCAAGGGCAAGCAGTCGATTGTGCTGCCAGTGTGCATCCGGCACGATGCCACCAGTCTTGCGAATACGCTCCAGTGTACTGTAGTCCTCCTGCGGGAAACTCAGCATCATGCCGCTGACAGTCCATGCTTCATTTGCCACGGTATCCTGGAATCGTGCAGCAGCGGAGACATCGAGATGGAGGCGGGTGACACCGCCTTGTGTGAGCACATTGCGGATGCGGTCGATATCATTGCCGACCGACCAGGTACAGATTCCGATGTCAGTTGTGTTCATGGCTGAGTGGATTGAATGGCGAGACGAACAGAATTTCGAGCCTGCACAGCACTGATGACCGGCTCAGTTGCCGCACCTGAAATCAGGTCGCGAAAGTGTTGGATCTCAAGCGGGTATCCATCGCAGGAATTCAATTCCGGAGAATAGGCGGGTGCATCCGCAGGAATCACCTGCATCCCCATTCCTTCCCGGGAGTTGTAACAGACCACCGCGCGTTCAAACACCGCTCTGAAGCTCATTTCGAATCCAAACTCCGGAGTCATCAACCAGCTTGCAAGTGTACCAATTTGAAGACCCCCTGCAAACTCGAGCACCGAGCGCACCTCCCCTGCAACACCGCTTGACGGCGAACGCGTGCACCAGGATTGCATGCGTTCCGGGGTTCCACAGAGGTAGCTGACAAAGTCGAGATCGTGGATGTGGAGATCCAAGCCGATACCACCGCTCTTTTCAGGGTCGGCAAACCAGCTGCCACTGTCCCATCCGGGTGCTGCCCCGATACGGTTGAAATCACCCGCGATCAAGCGTCCGTAGGTTCCCGCCACTGCCGTTTGTTTCAGCCAGGCATAGGCGGGCCAGAAGCGAATACAGTGAGCGACCATCAGGTGCCGCCCCGCCTGATTTGCAGCGGCTATCATGGCATCACATTGATGGAGATTCAGTGCCATTGGTTTTTCGCAAAGCACATGAACTCCCGCCTCCAGGGCCTGGATACTTGCGTCGCAGTGCAGAAAGGTGGGAAGTGTAATGGAGACGGCGTCGAGTTGCTCGTTTGCATACAGGGTTGCCGCGTCGGTGTAGAGGTGGAGATGCTCCAGATTGAGTGCTTGCGCCGAACCTCCAAGATTTCCCTTTACCGCACCGGATTTTTGGGGCTTCAGATCGCATGCAGCGACCACTTCCACTCCTGGCAAAGCTTGCCAGTGACGCAGGTGAACACCTCCCATGAAACCCAGTCCCACAATCCCGACACGGATCATATCAGATCTCCTTCCAGAACCCACCCTTCCCGGTACGGGCGGCTGAGGTGCGTATTGGCTTCGGGGTGATTCACAAACTGCATGCGACCGGCATCCCACTCAAGCCATTGGGCTGGGAAATGAGTGGCAATGCCTCCCAGCAGTATGATTTCAGTCAACGGAGCCCCATAGTCCAAAAAATCAGCGATGGGAGTGACGGATTCGCCACGCGAGGCATTCAGAAAGTCCAGATAGTGATCCCGTGGCTCGAGTCGCGGTGGGCGGCGATCCTTGAAGCGTTCCCGGGGGAAGAGTTGTGCCCGCTCCCAATGGGGTGCAAGCAGCACCCCCTCTTCACCGAGAAATACGGTTCCCTGGTCCGGAAGAATGCCTTCCGTGAGGATTCTGATTGCCGGAGGGACGCCCAGTGAACCATCCGTCCAGGTGACCTTGAGTTCCTTTCCCGCAGTAAGGGCATTGCCAGCAAAACGGTACTCAATCCATTCATCGATGGCCCAGTTTGTGGCGTTCGGTTGGCGACCGAGACTGCGGACCGCGAGCGGTTGAGTCAGCCCAAGTGCGCGGAACATGCCACTGTAAATATGGCAACCCATGTCTCCGAGAGTGCCTGTTCCGTAGTCCAGACGTTTTCGCCAATTGCCGGGATGATAGTAGCCCTCCACAAAATCTGCCTTGGGTGCGACTCCACACCAGAGTTCCCAGTCAAGTTCCGCAGGAATCGGGTGGGCGTGTGGGGGGCGGGATTCGGTATCGCCCCACGTCTTGTGGCTGAAGACATGGACTTCGCGAATCGGACCGATCCAACCGTCCTGAATCATTTGCACAGCCTGACGCTCATAGATCATGGATGCGAGCTGGGTACCCATTTGAGTGACAACACCTGTACTTCGGGCCACTGCCTCCATGCTGCGTACTTCCGAGATGTTGTGTGCCAGGGGTTTCTGGCAATACACATGCAGCCCGCGCTGCATGGATGCGACGGTCATGATGGCGTGCATGTGGTCGGGGACCGATATGTTAACGGAGTCAAGTTTGTCTGCCTCATCTGCCAGCAGTTGTCGCCAATCCTTGTAGATGCGCACACCGGGGAAATGCTGCAAGACTTCGGGAAGCATGCGATCATCGACCTCTGCAACTGCCCTCAGTTCGAAATACGGACTTTTTGCCAGACTTCGCAGGTCTGCAAGCGCCTGTCCTGAGGCTCCAAAACTTGCGTGCTGCAGTTTGGAGTTTGGGGATAGCGCAGAAGCGCGAATGTGAAACAGGGGAAGTGCGGCTAAGCTCGCTGCAGCACTGCGCATGAATTCACGTCGATTCATCAGTTCAGCGGGGTGAAGGTTTTGTTTTCAGAGACTTGAATCACCCGCATATCCTATCACGCAGCACCCTTTTGCGTCTTGGACGATTCGCGCATCGCGTTGTATAATTTTTGAATCATCCCCTGTTGTTGGTTACAGTTTTGAAAGTGGTGCTGACACTGCTCCGGTAAGCTGCAGGTGTGGTGGAAAGGGTCTTTCGAAAACTGCGAACGAGATGACTGTGGTCGTAAAACCCCACATCCAGTGCAATGCTGGCAATCGTGCGGTGAGTCTGCATCAGAAGGTGGCATGCTGAGCGGACGCGAACGTTGCAGAGATGCTGAGCTGGTGTGATTCCGAATACACGTTTGAAACGTCGCTGGAATTGACTCGGAGAGAGGTTGACGAGTTTTGCCAAATCAGCGATGCGCAGGGGTTCGGCATAGTGGCGGCGCACGTATTCGAGTACCGGGTTCATTTCCAGATGTGGGCGCAGGTGCTCGTGGGCCTGGCTGGGATCCCGTCCGATGCAGGCAAGGCCGATGATGCGCCCATCGTGTCCGTAAAGGGGGAGTTTTGTGGTCACAAACCAGTGGATCGCATGGTTCGGATCGGGTGCCAGTTCCACCCGGTCGATGATGGGGGTTCCGGTAGTAAAAACCTGCTGGTCGTCTTTCACGTAGCTCTCCGCCCGTTCCCGTGTGAACAGGTCGAAATCGGTTTTGCCGAGCATGGCTTTGGTGGAGTTCAATCCACAGGCATTTGCCGCAAAGTGATTTGCCATCACAACTTCGCCCTGAAGATTTTTGACTACAAAATACACTCCAGGCAGGTGTTCAAAGAGTCCCTGGAGCTGTCCGCTGCGCAGCTCCTTTTGAAACGCTTCGGTCGGGTTGCAGGTTGCCATGCCGCGCAGAGCCTAGCGCAGGTCAAGGCATCGCTTCAACTCAATACGATTGGCGCGGATTTTATCTTTATCCGGTTTCGGGCATGAATGTGGGCATCACAATTCCACGGCTTGGTTGTGCCTGCCCGCGCACCTGTGCAAGGTGAAGCTCACAATTGCGCGCTCCGATACCATAGAGTTTGGAGACCAGATGTGCATCGTCAGTTGGCACGAGAAAAACGGGGGACCTGCCCGGGTGCTGGTTCAATTCGGAGAGAATCAGGTGGAACGCTGTGTCCGGG is from Puniceicoccaceae bacterium and encodes:
- a CDS encoding sugar phosphate isomerase/epimerase family protein, which produces MNTTDIGICTWSVGNDIDRIRNVLTQGGVTRLHLDVSAAARFQDTVANEAWTVSGMMLSFPQEDYSTLERIRKTGGIVPDAHWQHNRLLALDAIQTTAIWRVPFLSFHAGFIDAAHPSTYDCFCSRLTELADASRSAGVKLILETGQETATELKQLLEHLNHPALGVNFDPANMLLYGKGDPIAALEVLAPWVVHVHLKDALPSTDSTQWGIEVPWGEGAVGVQRFFEQLQSIGYAGYAAVEREAGSQREADMLSALQQTRNHLKSVP
- a CDS encoding Gfo/Idh/MocA family oxidoreductase, with the translated sequence MNRREFMRSAAASLAALPLFHIRASALSPNSKLQHASFGASGQALADLRSLAKSPYFELRAVAEVDDRMLPEVLQHFPGVRIYKDWRQLLADEADKLDSVNISVPDHMHAIMTVASMQRGLHVYCQKPLAHNISEVRSMEAVARSTGVVTQMGTQLASMIYERQAVQMIQDGWIGPIREVHVFSHKTWGDTESRPPHAHPIPAELDWELWCGVAPKADFVEGYYHPGNWRKRLDYGTGTLGDMGCHIYSGMFRALGLTQPLAVRSLGRQPNATNWAIDEWIEYRFAGNALTAGKELKVTWTDGSLGVPPAIRILTEGILPDQGTVFLGEEGVLLAPHWERAQLFPRERFKDRRPPRLEPRDHYLDFLNASRGESVTPIADFLDYGAPLTEIILLGGIATHFPAQWLEWDAGRMQFVNHPEANTHLSRPYREGWVLEGDLI
- a CDS encoding Gfo/Idh/MocA family oxidoreductase, with the protein product MIRVGIVGLGFMGGVHLRHWQALPGVEVVAACDLKPQKSGAVKGNLGGSAQALNLEHLHLYTDAATLYANEQLDAVSITLPTFLHCDASIQALEAGVHVLCEKPMALNLHQCDAMIAAANQAGRHLMVAHCIRFWPAYAWLKQTAVAGTYGRLIAGDFNRIGAAPGWDSGSWFADPEKSGGIGLDLHIHDLDFVSYLCGTPERMQSWCTRSPSSGVAGEVRSVLEFAGGLQIGTLASWLMTPEFGFEMSFRAVFERAVVCYNSREGMGMQVIPADAPAYSPELNSCDGYPLEIQHFRDLISGAATEPVISAVQARNSVRLAIQSTQP
- a CDS encoding AraC family transcriptional regulator — protein: MATCNPTEAFQKELRSGQLQGLFEHLPGVYFVVKNLQGEVVMANHFAANACGLNSTKAMLGKTDFDLFTRERAESYVKDDQQVFTTGTPIIDRVELAPDPNHAIHWFVTTKLPLYGHDGRIIGLACIGRDPSQAHEHLRPHLEMNPVLEYVRRHYAEPLRIADLAKLVNLSPSQFQRRFKRVFGITPAQHLCNVRVRSACHLLMQTHRTIASIALDVGFYDHSHLVRSFRKTLSTTPAAYRSSVSTTFKTVTNNRG